One genomic window of Quercus lobata isolate SW786 chromosome 9, ValleyOak3.0 Primary Assembly, whole genome shotgun sequence includes the following:
- the LOC115959676 gene encoding receptor-like protein EIX2, translated as MDNSSATRVFFLIWFFAATFSFCKVKSNISCNEKEKQALLSLKRGLTDPWNALSSWSDQEDCCKWAGVHCDNKTARVTKLQLGNLNLNGEISPSLLELEHLNYLDLSISNFNCTRIPSFLSSMGSMRHLNLASAGFCGLIPHQLGNLSDLRYLNLGYNFGLYVHNLHWMSSLSSMKYLDMSSVNLSSALNWLQIMNRLSSLSELYLPSCHLDSLNPSLGSVNFTSLLVLDLSVNLFIHEIPNWFSNISSTLLELDLSSNALKGEIPCGVSNFQNLEHLVLGVNYLTGKIPESFGQLKHLTVLDLELNYFAGPIPSSLGNLSYMWKLILEGNRLNGTPPKSLGLLSNLKHLFIGDNFLTGTVDEVFFTKLSKLKYLDLSRTPLFFNVNSDWVPPFQLIYAHMSSCKVGPNFPAWLQTQRSLKVLLMSMSGILGKAPSWFWNWTSNIDFVNLSANNIEGDVPNFLVNSTVLDLSSNHLKGQLPRLSANVRVLDVANNLFSGPISTFLCQKTNRKNKLQVLDASNNLLSGELSHCWRYWQYLIHLNLGSNRLSSRIPNSMGSLVALKALRLPNNSIYGNIPSSLQKCSNLGLLDMGENNLSMTIPLWIGEMKSLTILRLRSCGLKGHIPLQTCQLSSLRVLDFANNSLSGPIPKCLNSINSMAMPHVENYETMEYLENAGTYFESLMLVPKGEELRYEENLIFVSIIDLSSNSLSGSIPNEISVLFQLHFLNLSRNHLTGKIPEKIGTMKELESIDLSRNYLSGEIPPSMSNLTFLSYLDLSYNNFSGRIPSSTQLQSFDALRYTGNPELCGAPLKTNCRKEQESDGDTPVGKAGVTPVGKAEDDSETSWFYSGLGVGFAVGFWGVCAAPFFKNTWTSFWSVNDMNDQPM; from the coding sequence ATGGATAACTCTTCTGCAACTCGTGTGTTTTTCTTAATATGGTTCTTTGCAGCAACGTTCAGCTTCTGCAAAGTAAAGTCAAATATCTCTTGcaatgaaaaagagaaacaagCACTTCTGAGCCTCAAACGAGGTCTCACTGATCCTTGGAACGCACTCTCATCCTGGTCTGACCAAGAAGATTGCTGTAAATGGGCAGGAGTTCACTGCGACAACAAAACTGCTCGAGTCACAAAGCTACAGCTCGGTAATCTCAACTTAAATGGTGAGATTAGTCCTTCATTGCTTGAATTGGAACATTTGAATTACCTGGACTTGAGCATTAGTAACTTTAATTGTACCCGTATTCCAAGTTTCCTTAGTTCAATGGGCAGCATGAGACATCTGAACCTTGCTTCCGCTGGATTTTGTGGACTGATTCCACACCAGCTTGGAAATCTTTCAGATCTTCGTTATCTGAATCTAGGATATAATTTTGGCCTTTATGTGCATAACCTTCATTGGATGTCTAGTCTCTCTTCCATGAAATACCTTGACATGTCCTCTGTCAACCTTTCTTCAGCACTAAATTGGCTTCAAATAATGAATAGGCTCTCATCTCTTTCGGAGCTATACTTGCCAAGTTGTCATCTTGATAGCCTAAATCCATCTCTTGGATCTGTCAATTTTACATCTCTTCTAGTCCTTGATCTTTCCGTAAATCTTTTCATACATGAGATACCTAATTGGTTTTCTAATATTAGTTCAACCCTCTTAGAGCTTGACTTGAGCAGTAATGCACTGAAGGGCGAGATACCGTGCGGTGTTTCGAATTTTCAAAACTTAGAACATCTTGTCTTGGGGGTCAATTATCTAACTGGAAAAATTCCAGAGTCATTTGGGCAACTTAAGCATCTAACAGTACTTGATCTCGAACTTAATTATTTTGCTGGTCCTATTCCTTCATCCCTTGGGAATTTATCTTATATGTGGAAGTTAATCCTTGAAGGTAATCGGTTGAATGGTACTCCCCCAAAAAGTCTTGGGCTTCTCTCAAATTTAAAGCACTTGTTTATTGGAGATAATTTCTTAACAGGCACAGTAGATGAAGTGTTTTTTACCAAACTGTCGAAATTAAAGTACCTAGACCTGTCTCGAACACCTTTGTTCTTCAATGTGAATTCCGATTGGGTTCCACCTTTTCAACTTATATATGCCCACATGAGCTCTTGCAAGGTAGGACCTAACTTTCCTGCATGGCTACAAACACAAAGATCTCTCAAGGTTTTATTAATGTCCATGTCAGGAATTTTGGGCAAGGCTCCAAGTTGGTTTTGGAATTGGACTTCAAACATTGACTTCGTCAATCTCTCTGCCAATAACATAGAAGGCGACGTACCAAATTTTTTGGTGAATTCTACCGTCTTAGATTTAAGTTCTAATCACTTGAAAGGTCAGCTGCCTCGTTTGTCTGCAAATGTCAGAGTGCTTGATGTAGCTAACAACTTATTTTCTGGACCCATTTCCACTTTCCTGTGTCAAAAGACtaacagaaaaaataagttacaaGTTTTAGATGCATCAAACAATCTTTTGTCAGGAGAACTTTCTCATTGCTGGAGGTATTGGCAGTATTTGATCCATTTAAACTTGGGGAGCAATCGTTTGTCAAGTAGAATTCCTAACTCGATGGGGTCTTTAGTTGCACTCAAAGCATTGCGATTACCCAACAATAGCATTTATGGGAATATTCCTTCATCATTACAAAAGTGCTCAAATTTGGGACTTCTTGATATGGGTGAAAATAATTTGTCAATGACCATACCACTTTGGATTGGAGAAATGAAAAGTCTTACCATTCTCCGTCTAAGATCTTGTGGGTTGAAAGGGCATATACCTCTACAGACATGCCAACTTTCTTCTCTTAGAGTATTGGATTTTGCAAATAATAGCCTATCAGGACCCATACCAAAGTGTTTGAATTCTATCAATTCCATGGCAATGCCCCATGTTGAAAACTATGAAACTATGGAGTATTTGGAAAATGCAGGCACCTACTTCGAGAGTCTCATGTTAGTTCCCAAGGGGGAGGAATTAAGGTATGAAGAGAACCTTATATTTGTTAGCATCATTGACCTTTCAAGTAATAGCTTGTCAGGATCAATCCCTAATGAAATTTCAGTTCTTTTCCAATTGCATTTTTTGAACTTATCTCGAAACCATTTGACGGGGAAGATACCAGAAAAAATTGGGACCATGAAAGAGTTAGAGTCTATTGATCTCTCAAGAAATTATCTATCGGGTGAAATTCCTCCAAGCATGTCTAATTTGACATTTCTTAGTTACTTGGACTTGTCATACAACAACTTCTCAGGTAGAATTCCTTCAAGCACCCAACTTCAGAGCTTTGATGCACTTCGCTACACTGGAAATCCTGAACTTTGTGGTGCTCCTCTTAAAACAAACTGCAGAAAAGAGCAAGAATCTGATGGTGATACTCCTGTGGGCAAAGCTGGTGTGACTCCTGTGGGCAAAGCTGAAGATGACTCTGAAACATCATGGTTTTACAGTGGCTTGGGGGTTGGATTTGCTGTAGGTTTTTGGGGAGTTTGTGCTGCTCCTTTCTTCAAAAATACTTGGACTTCTTTCTGGTCTGTCAATGACATGAATGATCAGCCTATGTAA